One Brassica napus cultivar Da-Ae chromosome C2, Da-Ae, whole genome shotgun sequence DNA window includes the following coding sequences:
- the LOC106378416 gene encoding uncharacterized protein LOC106378416 encodes MAKSFLRYEVNDGNTARFWTDIWYPRGRLIEVAGEISTQRLGIRREAHISEIFHEGLWHFRRCRDPNLLSLIVNIKAFNICLTDGRDAVLWKRRDGNYGSRSFTQFSQGIPRYAFITWLAIRDRLSTGRRTSSWGQPQCCIFCMEPDETRDHIFFACPYTFMVWLKVTGNLFGLETDPDWDITLSRLLTGSYDRVTFIFLRLVFQVSVYLIWRERNERKHNTSNKSVALLAKLIDKTVRNRITSLKYACNPRLQGLMIRWFEAHDSTT; translated from the exons ATGGCAAAAAGTTTTCtgagatatgaagtgaatgatgGCAATACTGCTCGGTTTTGGACTGATATATGGTATCCTAGAGGTCGTCTGATCGAGGTTGCTGGAGAGATTAGTACGCAAAGGCTGGGTATTAGAAGGGAGGCTCATATCAGTGAGATATTTCATGAGGGCCTATGGCACTTTCGTAGATGCAGGGACCCGAATCTCCTCTCCTTGATTGTCAACATTAAAGCATTTAACATTTGCTTAACAGACGGTAGAGATGCAGTTCTATGGAAGAGAAGGGATGGTAATTATGGTTCCAG GTCGTTTACCCAGTTTTCGCAAGGGATTCCTCGATACGCTTTCATCACCTGGCTAGCCATCCGTGATAGGCTTTCCACAGGTCGTCGTACAAGCAGTTGGGGGCAACCGCAGTGCTGCATTTTCTGTATGGAACCAGATGAGACAAGAGATCACATATTTTTTGCTTGCCCCTATACGTTTATGGTTTGGTTGAAAGTGACAGGGAATCTGTTTGGCTTGGAAACTGATCCTGATTGGGACATAACTCTGTCTCGACTGCTCACTGGTTCGTACGATCGAGTCACTTTTATCTTTCTGAGACTGGTCTTCCAAGTGTCTGTTTACCTAATCTGGCGTGAACGTAATGAAAGAAAGCACAACACCAGCAACAAGTCAGTGGCTCTGCTAGCAAAGTTGATCGATAAGACCGTAAGGAACCGTATCACTTCCCTCAAGTATGCCTGCAACCCGCGACTGCAGGGCCTGATGATCCGATGGTTTGAAGCACACGATAGTACAACTTAG
- the LOC106381777 gene encoding 28 kDa heat- and acid-stable phosphoprotein, which yields MGRGKFKGKPTGQRRFSSAAEILAGTSAARPRSFKQKEAEYEEDIEEESEEESEEEESEDESDVKKKGHEALIEVDNPNRAKPKTLKARDLDASKTTELSRREREELEKQRAHERYMRLQEQGKTEQARKDLDRLALIRQQREEAAKKREEEKAARDAKKVDARK from the exons ATGGGAAGAGGCAAGTTCAAGGGGAAACCTACAGGCCAACGCCGATTCTCTAGTGCTGCTGAGATAC TTGCTGGCACTTCTGCTGCACGTCCTCGCTCGTTCAAGCAG AAAGAAGCTGAATATGAAGAAGATATCGAAGAGGAGTCTGAAGAggaatctgaagaagaagaatccgaAGATGAATCTGAT GTGAAGAAGAAAGGACATGAAGCTCTAATCGAAGTTGATAACCCTAACAGAGCTAAGCCAAAGACCTTGAAAGCGAGAGACCTTGAT GCAAGTAAAACCACTGAACTCTCAAGGCGTGAAAG GGAGGAGCTAGAGAAGCAACGAGCTCATGAGCGATACATGAGGTTGCAGGAGCAAGGCAAAACCGAGCAAGCAAGAAAGGATTTAG ATCGTTTGGCTCTGATTCGCCAACAGAGAGAAGAAGCTGCCAAGAAGCGAGAAGAGGAAAAAGCAG CGAGAGACGCGAAGAAAGTCGATGCTCGCAAATGA